A genomic segment from Candidatus Nitrospira nitrosa encodes:
- the mltG gene encoding endolytic transglycosylase MltG has translation MMVRGILITAVTLVVLAGVVGYLMIRWAEAPVLSEADRPPEKIVVIPEGATFNQAATLLEREQLIRSRSAFLLMGKSQEADRKIHPGEYALHAAMPPSEILSRFLAGRVVLHPITIPEGYAMSQIADVLEEHHITTRKEFLSLASDKSFLKTLGVEGDSVEGYLYPDTYRFAKPTAAKDVIRAMVEQFDHVMTQELKVRAKEINLTVHQVLTLASVIEKETGAGNERPQISAVFHNRLKKNIPLQSDPTVIYGLPTFDGNLHKKDLSHPSPYNTYRWAGLPPGPIASPGADAIRAALYPVPSAYLYFVSRNDGTHQFSATLVEHNKAVERYQKRPFRKERHSQTFMIPKNNAIHHEQGVS, from the coding sequence ATGATGGTTCGTGGGATCCTCATCACCGCCGTCACTCTCGTCGTGCTCGCCGGGGTGGTCGGCTATCTAATGATTCGATGGGCTGAAGCGCCCGTCCTTTCCGAGGCCGATCGTCCTCCCGAGAAAATTGTGGTCATCCCGGAAGGGGCCACCTTCAACCAAGCGGCGACCCTACTTGAACGGGAGCAATTGATCAGGAGTCGATCCGCTTTTCTCCTCATGGGAAAATCCCAGGAGGCGGACCGCAAGATTCATCCCGGAGAATATGCGCTCCATGCCGCCATGCCGCCGTCCGAGATTCTCTCGAGGTTTCTGGCCGGTCGCGTAGTCTTGCATCCCATCACCATTCCTGAGGGTTATGCCATGAGCCAAATCGCTGATGTTCTCGAGGAACATCATATTACCACTCGCAAGGAATTTCTCAGTCTGGCCTCGGACAAGTCATTCCTGAAAACGCTGGGAGTGGAGGGTGATTCAGTGGAGGGCTACCTCTATCCCGACACCTACCGGTTTGCGAAACCGACGGCGGCGAAGGATGTGATTAGGGCGATGGTGGAACAGTTCGATCATGTCATGACGCAAGAGTTGAAAGTGCGGGCCAAAGAGATCAACCTCACGGTCCATCAAGTCTTGACTCTCGCTTCGGTGATTGAAAAAGAAACTGGGGCAGGAAATGAACGCCCACAGATTTCAGCGGTCTTTCACAATCGGTTGAAGAAAAACATTCCGCTCCAGAGTGATCCAACCGTCATCTATGGGTTGCCGACTTTCGATGGGAATCTGCATAAGAAGGACCTTTCCCATCCCAGTCCTTACAATACGTATCGGTGGGCGGGGTTGCCGCCTGGTCCGATCGCCAGTCCTGGAGCGGACGCGATCCGTGCGGCCTTGTATCCTGTTCCATCCGCGTACTTGTATTTCGTGTCGCGAAACGATGGGACTCATCAATTTTCCGCCACCTTGGTTGAACACAACAAGGCGGTGGAACGGTACCAAAAACGTCCATTCAGAAAAGAGCGTCATTCGCAGACATTCATGATCCCCAAGAATAATGCCATCCATCACGAACAAGGAGTCTCGTAA
- the ruvX gene encoding Holliday junction resolvase RuvX — protein MATRILALDYGTKRIGVALSDELGWTAQPLETLERRTLDRDLAHIQQLVNAHDVREVVIGLPLRLNGEEGPAVQAVHMFVDRLGEILSVPIVMWDERMTTRSAEELLIAADVSRRKRKGVVDRVAAAILLQGYLEAKTAAVGSGEEHRSAQETEEEWVESSSIDQSHDGSWDPHHRRHSRRARRGGRLSNDSMG, from the coding sequence ATGGCAACTAGGATCTTGGCTCTTGACTACGGCACCAAGCGGATCGGAGTGGCATTGAGCGATGAGCTTGGGTGGACGGCTCAACCGCTTGAAACGTTGGAACGGAGGACGCTGGATCGGGATCTTGCACACATTCAACAGCTGGTGAATGCGCACGATGTCCGAGAGGTGGTGATTGGACTCCCGTTACGACTCAATGGTGAAGAGGGACCGGCGGTTCAGGCGGTCCATATGTTCGTCGACCGACTCGGTGAGATCTTATCCGTCCCCATCGTCATGTGGGACGAGCGGATGACGACTCGATCGGCTGAAGAGTTATTGATTGCCGCCGATGTCAGTCGAAGAAAACGTAAAGGAGTCGTCGATCGTGTTGCCGCAGCCATTCTTTTGCAAGGCTATCTTGAAGCCAAGACGGCTGCAGTAGGCTCTGGCGAGGAACATCGCTCGGCACAAGAGACAGAAGAAGAGTGGGTAGAGTCGTCGTCAATCGATCAATCGCATGATGGTTCGTGGGATCCTCATCACCGCCGTCACTCTCGTCGTGCTCGCCGGGGTGGTCGGCTATCTAATGATTCGATGGGCTGA